A single window of Uloborus diversus isolate 005 chromosome 5, Udiv.v.3.1, whole genome shotgun sequence DNA harbors:
- the LOC129222052 gene encoding uncharacterized protein LOC129222052 has product MLKHLVLLWAICMYECYKKSNTKLHAGFEEANSIIWDVLLKLPVPLDVYTHHKVFLWWCVATNEQNSMNSSVLYLWIKCGLEDISNASNESMKIVIELLQNNELAKQIFVSLFDFDSEMKAKNVFSFLQQVFEFSLPKHENKVLMINFQDMFAFLIQHIQVGLVKLCIMRKEKISDDEMLCTGLDCLLWCYERINPSDVMLDIKLLMHIIGLCSSSTLSAKEMVSSLRYLKHSVKIETDQRAWHILTGNSKISKFLYYTFKSEVELETLCLLESILHCQVNKNLKSSQHINISFNRFLKWLYFPKSRHPAYSLLSSLIKFEFKDAFVLITN; this is encoded by the exons ATGTTAAAGCATTTGGTTTTACTTTGGGCT atatgtatgtatgaatGCTATAAGAAAAGCAACACAAAATTGCATGCAGGATTTGAAGAAG ccAACTCAATCATTTGGGATGTTTTGTTGAAATTACCTGTACCTCTGGATGTTTATACGCATCATAAAGTATTTCTTTGGTGGTGTGTTGCAACTAATGAACAAAACTCCATGAATTCATCTGTA ctttaCTTGTGGATAAAATGTGGCCTTGAAGATATTTCCAATGCTTCAAATGAGAGTATGAAAATTGTCATTGAACTTCTGCAAAATAATGAATTAGCAAAACAAATATTTGTG agttTATTTGATTTTGATTcagaaatgaaagcaaaaaatgttttctcattCCTTCAACAAGTGTTTGAATTTAGC CTTCCGAAGCATGAAAATAAAGTTCTTATGATAAACTTTCAAGATATGTTTGCTTTTTTAATTCAGCACATTCAAGTTGGCTTAGTAAAACTATGCATaatgagaaaggaaaaaatatccGATG ATGAAATGCTTTGCACTGGGCTGGATTGTTTACTTTGGTGTTATGAAAGGATAAATCCAAGTGATGTGATGCTTGACATTAAGCTTCTTATGCATA TTATAGGATTGTGTTCTTCATCTACGTTAAGTGCTAAAGAAATGGTTTCAAGCCTGAGGTATTTAAAACATTCAGTGAAAATAGAGACTGATCAAAGAG CATGGCATATTCTAACTGGGAATTCCAAAATATCCAAATTCTTATACTATACATTTAAATCAGAAGTTGAACTTGAAACTCTATGCTTGCTGGAGTCTATTTTACATTGtcaagtaaacaaaaatttaaaa aGTTCTCAACACATAAATATTTCCTTCAACAGATTTTTGAAATGGCTGTACTTCCCAAAAAGTAGACACCCTGCATACAGTTTGCTCAGCAGTCTGATAAAATTTGAGTTCAAAGATGCATTTGTTTTGATTACAA aCTGA